A region from the Sphingomonas sp. S2-65 genome encodes:
- a CDS encoding HesA/MoeB/ThiF family protein yields MNLDAAELERYARHIVLRDIGGVGQLKLRRSHVLVIGAGGIGSPAIQYLATAGVGRLTIVDDDHVELSNLQRQTLFGTSDIGLAKVDAAADAVRRLNPGVEVCTVNERISASSASAFVASADVVLDGSDNFLTRLAVADATLSKRVPLVSAAVAEFEGQLGVFRGWETDKPCYRCFVGADPEREEVTCAEQGVLGALTGIMGSLAALEAVRAIFPFGEDSAGKLLLVDALGLRFRTLTLPKDPGCPSCGAR; encoded by the coding sequence GTGAACCTCGACGCTGCCGAACTGGAGCGGTATGCGCGGCATATCGTACTTCGCGACATCGGCGGCGTCGGCCAGCTGAAGCTGCGGCGTTCGCACGTTCTGGTGATCGGCGCCGGCGGTATCGGCTCTCCAGCCATCCAGTACCTCGCGACAGCGGGAGTCGGCAGGCTGACGATCGTTGACGACGACCATGTCGAACTGTCCAACCTGCAGCGTCAGACGCTCTTCGGAACGTCCGACATCGGTCTTGCAAAAGTCGACGCCGCGGCGGATGCCGTCCGTCGGCTCAACCCCGGTGTGGAAGTATGCACCGTCAACGAGAGGATCAGCGCCAGCAGCGCCTCCGCCTTTGTCGCTTCCGCCGACGTCGTTTTGGACGGGTCAGACAATTTCCTGACCCGGCTTGCCGTTGCCGATGCGACCCTGAGCAAGCGCGTGCCGCTGGTCTCTGCAGCGGTAGCAGAGTTCGAGGGGCAGCTCGGCGTATTCCGGGGCTGGGAAACTGATAAGCCCTGCTACCGATGCTTTGTAGGCGCAGATCCGGAACGTGAGGAGGTAACCTGCGCCGAACAGGGCGTACTCGGGGCATTGACCGGCATCATGGGCAGCCTCGCGGCTTTAGAGGCGGTCCGTGCGATCTTCCCATTCGGCGAGGACAGCGCGGGCAAGCTGCTGCTCGTCGATGCGCTTGGCTTGCGATTTCGAACGCTGACCCTGCCGAAGGATCCCGGCTGCCCCTCGTGCGGCGCCCGGTAG
- the galU gene encoding UTP--glucose-1-phosphate uridylyltransferase GalU, which produces MMFKPLRKAVFPVGGLGTRFLPATKAMPKEMLPVVDRPLIQYAVEEAMEAGIQQMIFVTGRGKHAIEDHFDIAFELEATMNERGKSLDVLDATKLKPGAIAYVRQQEPMGLGHAVWCARDIVGDEPFAVLLADDFMLGKPGCLKQMVDAYNRVGGNLLCAEIVPDDQTHRYGIITPGEQDGTLTEVRGLVEKPKPGTAPSNLSVIGRYILQPEVMQVLDGQEAGAGGEIQLTDAMARMIGNQPFHGVTYQGKRYDCGDKAGFIQANIAVALEREDIAPSVRSFLDTIR; this is translated from the coding sequence TTGATGTTCAAGCCGTTGCGAAAGGCCGTGTTTCCTGTCGGTGGTCTCGGCACCCGGTTCCTTCCTGCAACGAAGGCGATGCCGAAGGAGATGCTACCCGTCGTCGATCGCCCGTTGATACAATATGCCGTTGAGGAGGCTATGGAGGCGGGCATCCAACAGATGATCTTCGTCACCGGCCGGGGTAAGCACGCGATCGAAGATCACTTCGACATTGCGTTCGAGCTCGAAGCCACCATGAACGAGCGCGGCAAGTCGCTTGATGTGCTCGATGCTACCAAATTGAAGCCGGGCGCGATTGCCTATGTTCGCCAGCAGGAACCGATGGGCCTCGGGCATGCGGTCTGGTGTGCGAGAGACATCGTTGGCGACGAGCCGTTTGCGGTGCTGCTTGCCGATGATTTCATGCTCGGCAAGCCGGGCTGCCTGAAGCAGATGGTGGACGCATATAACCGCGTCGGCGGTAATCTGCTGTGCGCCGAGATCGTACCGGACGACCAGACGCATCGGTATGGCATCATCACGCCAGGCGAGCAGGACGGCACCCTCACGGAGGTCCGGGGCCTTGTCGAGAAGCCGAAGCCCGGTACCGCGCCTTCGAACCTGTCCGTGATCGGGCGCTACATCCTTCAGCCAGAGGTGATGCAAGTGCTCGACGGGCAGGAGGCGGGTGCTGGTGGTGAAATCCAGCTGACCGATGCCATGGCTCGCATGATCGGAAACCAGCCGTTCCATGGCGTAACCTACCAAGGCAAACGGTACGACTGCGGCGACAAGGCCGGCTTCATTCAAGCCAATATTGCGGTTGCGCTGGAGCGCGAGGACATCGCTCCCTCCGTTCGCTCCTTCCTCGACACTATTCGTTGA
- a CDS encoding UDP-glucuronic acid decarboxylase family protein, with translation MSLTEPKRILVTGGAGFIGSHLCSRLLMRGCEVLCVDNFYTGRRENIEHLLGSPKFELLRHDVNFPLYVEVDRIFNLACPASPIHYQADPVQTTKTSVMGAINMLGLAKRVKAPILQASTSEVYGDPAVHPQPESYWGNVNPIGPRSCYDEGKRCAETLFFDYHRQHALQTKVIRIFNTYGPRMHPGDGRVVSNFIVQALTGEPITIYGDGSQTRSFCYVDDLVDGIIAMMDTPADVIGPVNLGNPGEFTMLELAELVRELVGSSVEIIHKPLPADDPRQRKPDITQAKKLLNWEPKIQLREGLTRTIEYFDGTLQTRSLTFARNLRMAS, from the coding sequence ATGAGTCTGACGGAGCCCAAACGCATTCTGGTGACCGGCGGCGCCGGCTTCATCGGATCGCACTTGTGCAGCCGGCTGCTGATGCGGGGCTGCGAGGTGCTTTGCGTCGACAACTTCTACACAGGCCGGCGGGAGAATATCGAGCACCTTCTGGGCTCTCCCAAATTCGAATTGCTGCGGCACGACGTGAACTTCCCGCTCTATGTCGAGGTCGACCGCATCTTCAATCTCGCCTGCCCTGCCTCGCCGATCCACTATCAGGCGGATCCCGTTCAGACGACGAAGACCAGCGTGATGGGCGCGATCAACATGCTCGGCCTGGCCAAGCGCGTGAAGGCGCCGATCCTGCAAGCGTCGACCAGCGAGGTTTATGGCGACCCTGCGGTCCACCCGCAGCCTGAAAGCTATTGGGGCAACGTCAACCCGATCGGGCCGCGTTCGTGCTATGACGAGGGCAAACGCTGTGCCGAGACGCTGTTCTTCGATTATCATCGCCAGCATGCCTTGCAGACCAAGGTCATTCGCATCTTCAACACCTATGGTCCCCGGATGCATCCGGGGGATGGGCGGGTAGTTTCGAACTTCATTGTCCAGGCGCTGACGGGCGAGCCAATTACGATCTATGGGGATGGGAGCCAGACTCGGTCGTTCTGCTATGTAGACGATCTTGTTGACGGTATCATCGCGATGATGGACACGCCCGCGGACGTTATCGGCCCCGTAAACCTCGGAAATCCGGGCGAATTTACGATGCTGGAGCTGGCAGAGCTGGTTCGAGAGCTGGTCGGGTCGAGCGTCGAGATCATCCACAAGCCATTGCCTGCCGACGATCCGCGGCAGCGCAAGCCCGACATCACCCAGGCCAAGAAGCTGCTGAACTGGGAGCCGAAAATCCAGCTGCGCGAGGGGCTTACGCGGACAATCGAATATTTCGACGGAACGCTGCAGACCCGCTCGCTGACCTTCGCACGCAATCTGCGGATGGCCAGCTGA
- the dut gene encoding dUTP diphosphatase, producing MLSPIRIAILRLPNGKDLPVPSYATPGSAGMDVVSAESLMLRPGARYAVPTGFAMAIPVGYEVQVRPRSGLALKHGITCLNTPGTIDSDYRGELKVILANLGSEDFAITRGDRIAQLVPAPVQLAHLVEVAELDETARGSGGFGSTGT from the coding sequence ATGCTCTCTCCGATCCGGATCGCGATACTCCGCCTGCCCAACGGGAAAGACTTGCCCGTTCCTTCCTATGCCACGCCTGGATCTGCCGGGATGGATGTCGTTTCGGCGGAAAGCCTGATGCTTCGACCCGGCGCACGCTACGCTGTGCCGACCGGGTTCGCGATGGCGATCCCAGTAGGATATGAGGTGCAGGTCCGCCCTCGATCGGGCCTGGCGCTAAAGCATGGCATTACCTGTCTCAACACGCCGGGTACGATCGACAGCGACTATCGCGGCGAGCTGAAGGTGATCCTGGCTAATCTCGGCAGCGAAGACTTTGCGATCACGCGCGGGGACAGGATCGCGCAGCTTGTACCCGCGCCCGTCCAACTCGCCCACTTGGTTGAAGTCGCCGAGTTGGATGAGACCGCGAGGGGCAGTGGCGGCTTCGGATCGACCGGGACATGA
- a CDS encoding nucleotide sugar dehydrogenase, with translation MSIEWPAHGLKLQARIETGTAKIGVVGMGYVGLPLAVAFCEADCSVLAFDLDDAKVEALSAGSSYIKHIDSGRIAPLVKALKLEATLDLSRLAEADVVLICVPTPLTRHLEPDLRYVEATTTAIAKTLRKGQLIILESTTYPGTTRDVMQPILEAKGLKAGSDFFLAYSPEREDPGNPTYSTTQIPKVVGADDAVSAGLASAVYRRIVPKTISVSSAATAEAVKITENVFRAVNIALVNELKLIFTAMNIDVWEVIDAAKSKPFGFMPFYPGPGLGGHCIPIDPFYLTWKAREYNQHTRFIELAGQINADMPAHVIRVMADTLDARFGRGLRNARVLVLGVAYKKNVDDIRESPALRLMEMIEARGAVADFHDPYVPQINGTREHPTLNYREGIAWDADVIARYDAVLIATDHDGIDYRELAASAKLVIDTRNACAKAGVVSDKVVRA, from the coding sequence ATGAGCATCGAATGGCCGGCCCATGGCCTGAAGCTTCAGGCGCGCATTGAGACCGGGACAGCAAAGATCGGGGTGGTCGGCATGGGCTATGTCGGCCTGCCGCTTGCAGTAGCCTTCTGCGAAGCTGATTGCTCTGTGCTGGCCTTCGATCTCGACGACGCCAAAGTCGAAGCGCTTTCCGCCGGTAGCAGCTACATCAAGCACATCGACAGCGGGCGTATTGCACCTTTGGTGAAGGCGCTGAAGCTAGAAGCGACCTTGGATCTCAGCCGACTGGCCGAAGCGGACGTCGTGCTGATCTGCGTACCCACTCCGCTGACGCGCCATCTTGAACCCGACCTTAGATATGTCGAGGCGACGACTACCGCGATTGCCAAGACGCTCCGCAAAGGACAGCTGATCATCCTGGAGTCCACAACTTACCCCGGGACGACGCGCGATGTCATGCAGCCGATCCTCGAAGCGAAGGGACTGAAGGCCGGATCAGATTTCTTTCTCGCCTACTCGCCCGAACGAGAAGATCCCGGCAATCCGACATACTCGACCACACAAATCCCCAAAGTCGTTGGTGCAGACGACGCGGTGTCCGCCGGACTGGCTTCAGCGGTGTATCGCCGCATAGTCCCTAAGACGATCTCCGTGTCGTCGGCGGCGACAGCGGAGGCAGTAAAAATAACCGAAAACGTATTCCGAGCGGTCAACATAGCGCTCGTCAACGAATTGAAACTCATCTTCACTGCGATGAACATTGATGTCTGGGAAGTGATCGACGCAGCCAAATCCAAGCCGTTCGGCTTTATGCCGTTTTATCCCGGGCCAGGTTTGGGGGGCCATTGCATCCCCATCGACCCGTTTTATCTGACCTGGAAGGCGCGTGAGTACAACCAGCATACGCGCTTCATCGAATTAGCCGGCCAGATCAATGCCGACATGCCCGCTCATGTGATCCGCGTAATGGCTGATACGCTCGACGCGCGTTTTGGCAGAGGCTTGCGAAACGCTCGCGTGTTGGTGCTGGGTGTCGCGTACAAGAAGAACGTCGACGATATTCGCGAGAGTCCGGCACTGCGCCTTATGGAAATGATCGAGGCGCGTGGGGCGGTTGCCGATTTCCACGATCCGTATGTGCCGCAGATCAATGGAACGCGCGAGCATCCGACGTTGAACTATCGCGAGGGGATCGCCTGGGATGCTGACGTGATCGCGCGATACGATGCCGTACTGATCGCGACCGATCACGACGGCATCGATTATCGCGAGCTCGCCGCGTCGGCCAAGCTAGTGATCGATACGCGAAATGCCTGCGCAAAAGCTGGCGTCGTCAGTGACAAAGTCGTGCGCGCCTGA
- a CDS encoding NAD-dependent epimerase/dehydratase family protein, with product MTDPAPRILVTGSAGFIGFHTCLRLLNQGATVLGIDNLSAYYDVSLKEGRTAILGEKPRFSLARISIEDMSALEQAWMEFKPDVVIHLAAQAGVRYSIEEPRRYIGSNVIGTFNLLELARHHPVRHFLAAPTSSVYGANAQMPFEETQRTQTPLSLYAATKGATELIGHSYSHLFGTPMTFFRFFTVYGPWGRQMPSWRSPPPSRARLPSRATASRQLRPFAP from the coding sequence ATGACTGATCCTGCTCCGCGCATCCTGGTGACCGGCTCGGCTGGCTTCATCGGCTTTCATACGTGTTTACGCCTGCTGAACCAAGGCGCAACAGTGCTCGGGATCGACAACTTGAGCGCGTATTACGATGTTTCGCTGAAGGAAGGACGCACGGCCATTCTCGGCGAAAAGCCCCGCTTCTCACTTGCGCGAATATCGATCGAGGACATGTCCGCGCTGGAACAGGCATGGATGGAGTTCAAACCGGACGTGGTCATACATTTGGCCGCGCAAGCGGGGGTTCGCTACTCGATTGAAGAACCCCGCAGGTACATCGGCTCCAACGTGATCGGCACCTTCAACCTGCTGGAGCTTGCTCGACACCATCCGGTTCGCCACTTCCTCGCTGCGCCTACAAGCTCGGTCTATGGCGCGAACGCGCAGATGCCGTTCGAGGAAACGCAGCGCACCCAGACGCCGCTGAGCCTCTATGCAGCCACCAAGGGTGCGACCGAACTGATCGGACACAGCTACAGCCATTTGTTCGGCACGCCGATGACCTTCTTCCGCTTTTTCACAGTTTACGGGCCCTGGGGAAGGCAGATGCCATCGTGGCGCTCACCACCGCCGTCCCGGGCAAGACTGCCGTCGAGGGCGACAGCCTCTCGCCAGTTGCGCCCTTTCGCACCGTGA
- a CDS encoding alpha/beta hydrolase family protein: MRFRLALLPLLLTGCATSTPTMNGRLQAETYGPKRGSDVQTLIVVLQGEDAPDHHGFARSAARTIPGAAAVALVRSGDTDHRSPPDGHGTGAGDDRTRDHLASVGDTITALRVRYPRARTIVVGDAGGAAIAANLAGIRPALIDGMVLVGCPCTLGEWRQRVKQTQDVGSGREGLDPLQTAGGILPSLRAAVLVGADDAVTPIAVSRAYAEALALRGVATDYRILPGRGHDLLNDPEVLAATERLAAAMLKKG, from the coding sequence ATGCGCTTTAGGCTCGCCCTGCTACCGCTGCTCCTGACGGGCTGCGCCACCTCGACACCGACGATGAACGGCAGGCTCCAAGCGGAAACATATGGCCCGAAGCGTGGGTCGGACGTGCAAACCCTGATCGTCGTGCTGCAGGGCGAGGATGCGCCGGATCATCACGGCTTCGCCCGCAGTGCCGCGCGCACCATCCCAGGCGCGGCGGCTGTCGCCCTCGTGCGCTCAGGTGATACCGATCATCGTTCTCCTCCAGACGGTCACGGCACCGGCGCGGGAGACGACCGCACCCGCGACCATCTAGCCTCAGTCGGCGACACGATAACCGCCCTGCGTGTGCGATATCCTCGAGCCCGAACGATCGTGGTCGGCGATGCCGGCGGCGCAGCCATTGCCGCGAATCTCGCCGGCATCCGCCCAGCGCTTATCGACGGCATGGTCCTGGTGGGCTGCCCTTGCACACTCGGCGAGTGGCGCCAGCGTGTGAAACAAACACAAGACGTAGGCTCAGGCCGTGAAGGTCTTGACCCACTCCAAACCGCCGGCGGTATCCTGCCCAGCCTTCGCGCCGCGGTTCTGGTGGGCGCCGATGACGCGGTTACCCCCATCGCCGTTTCTCGCGCCTATGCCGAGGCTTTGGCGCTACGCGGTGTTGCCACTGACTATCGTATTCTCCCCGGTCGTGGACACGATTTGCTGAACGATCCCGAAGTGCTGGCAGCGACGGAGCGACTTGCAGCCGCGATGCTGAAGAAAGGCTGA
- the wecB gene encoding non-hydrolyzing UDP-N-acetylglucosamine 2-epimerase produces MAKSKVLFVFGTRPEAIKLFPVIRTLQAHGGMEVRTCVTAQHRGLLDQVLSIAGLTPDIDLDIMTPGQSLDELSARLLTGLGRVLDAEKPDRVIVQGDTATAMVGALAAYYRKVNVGHVEAGLRSGDIYQPWPEEVNRRIVATIADQHFAPTQTAADALLRENVVAATVHVTGNTVIDALHITRAQIEADPSLAAGLDPIAARFAGKRIVLVTTHRRENFGDGMAGIAQALGRIAQRPDMAILFPMHPNPNVVSVMDDVLGHQPNIARIDPLDYPHFIRALGMAHIVLSDSGGVQEEAPALGKPVLVMRETTERPEGVAAGTAKLVGTDPERIVSEISTLLDVPDSYSAMARAHNPFGDGHAAQRIAGIVAHGFGL; encoded by the coding sequence ATGGCGAAATCCAAGGTACTTTTCGTCTTCGGCACACGTCCCGAGGCGATCAAACTGTTTCCGGTGATCCGCACGCTCCAGGCCCATGGCGGCATGGAGGTGCGGACCTGCGTCACCGCCCAGCATCGCGGACTGCTGGACCAAGTGCTGTCAATTGCCGGTCTGACGCCCGACATCGACCTGGACATCATGACTCCCGGACAGTCGCTGGACGAGCTCAGCGCGCGGCTGCTGACGGGCCTGGGGCGGGTCCTGGATGCCGAGAAGCCGGATCGAGTAATCGTCCAGGGAGACACCGCGACGGCGATGGTCGGCGCGCTCGCGGCCTATTATCGCAAGGTCAACGTCGGGCATGTCGAAGCCGGGCTGCGCTCCGGAGACATCTACCAGCCCTGGCCCGAGGAAGTGAATCGCCGCATCGTCGCGACGATCGCCGACCAACATTTCGCCCCCACTCAGACCGCGGCGGACGCGCTGCTGCGAGAAAATGTCGTAGCCGCCACGGTGCACGTCACCGGCAACACGGTGATCGACGCCCTGCATATCACGCGCGCCCAGATCGAAGCCGATCCTTCGTTGGCCGCCGGGCTCGATCCGATCGCAGCCCGCTTCGCCGGCAAGCGGATCGTGCTGGTCACGACGCATCGGCGCGAGAATTTCGGCGACGGCATGGCCGGAATCGCCCAGGCGCTCGGCCGGATCGCGCAGCGGCCCGACATGGCCATTCTGTTTCCAATGCACCCCAACCCCAATGTCGTGTCGGTCATGGACGATGTGCTGGGCCACCAGCCCAACATCGCGCGCATCGACCCGCTCGACTACCCGCATTTCATCCGCGCACTCGGCATGGCACACATCGTCCTGTCCGACTCTGGGGGCGTGCAGGAAGAAGCGCCCGCACTCGGCAAGCCAGTGCTGGTCATGCGGGAGACGACCGAGCGGCCCGAGGGCGTAGCGGCGGGCACCGCAAAGCTCGTCGGCACCGATCCCGAGCGCATCGTTTCCGAAATCTCAACCCTCCTCGACGTACCCGATAGCTATTCGGCCATGGCCCGCGCCCATAATCCCTTCGGCGACGGCCATGCCGCACAGCGTATCGCGGGGATCGTCGCACATGGTTTCGGGCTCTGA